AGAATCTCGCCTATCCGCGTCATGTCTCCGTGCAGGATGTGGACAGCGACGGCGACATGGACATTGCCCTGACCATTGACCTGGAAAACAAGATCGTCTGGTACGAAAACGACGGTTTGTTAAATTTTACCAGACACGTGCTGGACAGCGCTTTTACCTATGCCTATTTTGTCCACATTTTTGACCTGGACGGTGACGGCGACCAGGATGTGATCGGAACGGCGCAGGATGCCGGCGTGCTGGCCTGGTGGGAAAACGGTCAGGCAGAAGAATTAATTGCCGCCGCCGGCGCCCCGGATACATTGCGCTTTAATCAGAATCAATTGTTAATTAAATACGACCCGTCCTTTCCGGGCGGCATGACTTCGGCGCACTTTAACCACGGTAAAAATCCCGATTCCCTGCAGATGGCCGCCGGAATCGAACGCGTGGCTGGCGCCGGGTTGTACACCATTGTTTCCCATGCCGCTTTTTATTCGGCCACCGCCGTGTTCAAATACGACAGCATTGCCGAGTGGCAGAGTTTGCGAAACATCGATGAAGGCCGGTTGCGCATCTGCTACTGGAATGATTCTCTGGCAATTTGGCAACTGGCGGGCAATGGCGGCCAGGCGGTGGATACGACAAAAAATGAGATTTCTGTGCTCGATATTTCCGCAGAATTTCATAAATACGCCCAATTTACTCTGTGCCTTTCCACAGGGCCAAGTATTGTCGGCAATGATCCAGCTCCGCTCGTGCCGGTAAAAATTGAGCACCGGGCCTATCCCAATCCTTTTAACAGCCAGACGTGGATTCATTTTACCGTGCCGCAGGCAGCGCAAGCCAGATTGCAAAACGTGCGTTTGAGCATTTACAATCTGCTGGGGCAGCAGGTTAAGACCATTTACGAAGGATATTTACCCGCCGGCGCTTATCGCTTTTTGTGGAACGGCAACAACCATCGCAACCGCGCCATCAGTTCTGGCTGGTATTTTTACCGCCTTTCGGTGGGCGCTGAGGTCGTGCAGGGAAAAATCCTTCTCATCCGTTAAGCCCGGGAATAATTGGCTGCGGAGGATCATTAAAATTGTAAAAACATTCGGAGGAAGGTTGCGGCGGAGGCAAAATTTTTATTTTTCATGGTTTAACAGAACCATTTTAAGCACAGGCCTGAGCGTATTTCTGTTGTGGGGGCAGACCGTCACTTTTTCGGGCAAAACGGTGATTGACGACAATCTTGAAAAAGCCAAAAAAAATGCCGTGGTCGATATTGATCTCGACGGCGATAAAGACATTGTGTGCACCGCCAATCCGGAGGGAAGCAGCGGGATCGAAGACCCGAACGGTTTAAACGTGGCGCTGTATCTGAACGACGGCAGCAATGTTTTTAGCGTAAAGACCATCGACGCCAATTTCCGAACGGCGCGCGGCCTGGCGGTCGGCGATTTGAACGGCGACGGCTATCCTGATGTGGCAGTGGGCAACGCCAATGCCGACAGCGCCCTGGCCTGGTACAAAAATCCCGCCGGCGCCTACGACAATCCATGGAAAAAATACCATCCGGGAAGCCTCGCCCCGTTTAACTACATTGTGCGCATCCTTGATTTTGACGGCGATTCGGACCTGGACATTGTGGATGGCATGGGCGACGCTGCGGCCGGTGGCAGTAGCGCGGACGATTATGTCCGCTGGCTGGAGAACAACGGCGCCGATCCGCCCGTTTTTAGCGAACACCTGATTATTAATTACCCTTCGCCCGCCGGCATTGCCGTGGCTGATTTTAACGGCGATGCGGTTTACGATGTGGCCGCCATGGCCTGGACGGATTATTTTAGCGCCTCGCCCCTGGTCGATGAAGATGTGCGCTGGTGGGCGCAAACCTCAACCAATGTTTTTACCCAGCAGGAAGTCATCAAAACCTCGTACGGCGGGAACGACGCCCGGGCTGCCGATCTGGATGGCGACGGAGACGCCGATTTGATTGGCGCCGGCTACAAAGCGCAAACCATCGATTGGTGGGCAAACGACGGCAGCGGCCAATTCGGCGCCAGTCTGTACACCATCCGCACCGCCTTTAACCATGCGCGCAATGTGCAGGCGGTGGACCTGGACGGCGACGATGACCTGGATCTGCTGGCCTGCGCCGACGACGACAACCTGGTGGTCTGGTTCGAGAATGACGGCTCGCAAAACTTTACCGAGCACACCATTGACAACGCCTTTACCTATGCCTACTTTGTGACGCCGGCCGATCTGGATGGCGACGGCGATGTGGATGTGGTGGGCACCGCGCAGAATGCCGTTGAAAGCGGAAACACCATTGCGGGGCAGCTGGCCTGGTGGGAAAATAATCAGGCCGAAGAACAAACCATCGCCAGCGGCGATCCGCCGCCTGCCAGCTTTTACAGCGGCGCCGTACTGATCGACTTCCAGAACGGATTTACGGGCGGCCTAACGTCCGTTTTTTTCAACCACGGCAGTAATGCTAATAAAAATCTGGTGGGCGGCGGCGTGCACCATATCGCGCAAAAGGGCTTTTACACCATTCGCACTCTGGCCGCCACCTACGACGGAAGCATCGAATTCTCTTACGATGGCATCGCCGAGTGGTCGGCTATCTCCAATGAGGCCGATCTGAGAATTTGCTACTGGGACGAAAACAATGATCAGTGGATTCTGGCCGGAACGTCGCAGTCCGTTGATGCCCTGAACAACGCCATTACGGTTAGCGGCATTGCCGGACAACTGCACAATTTTGCCCGGTTTACTCTGGGCTCGGTTTCCAGCGATAATTCACTGCCTGTTACGCTAAGCGGCTTTGAATTCAGCAAACAAGAAACCGGCATCTGGTTGACCTGGAAAACGGAGAGTGAAATCGAAAATCTGGGCTTTGAACTTTGGCGGTCGGAAGACGTGGACACGGTACGCCGACTGGTGATTTCTTTTGAATTTGAAGATGCGCTACAGGGCCTGGGAAATTCCGGCGTTGGAAAAACTTATGGCTATCTGGATGAGGACGTATTGCCCGGAAACACCTACTACTACACCCTGATTCAGGTCGATTACAGCGGCCGACGCAGCGAGGTTGGTCGATTGTCCGCGCATTTTGTGCCGTTCGGTTTAACCAGAGTGGTCAACGGCCAACAGCCGGAAGCTCCCCGGCTTTTGAACAACTTTCCCAATCCCTTTAACAGCGGCACGACCATTGTGTTTGAATTGCCGGCGTTGACCGCCGAGGCCGCGCAGACGGTAAGGGTGATGATCTTTGATGTGCGAGGGCGCCTGGTGCGCGCTCTGTTTGAAGGAAGTTTAAGCGACGGTCAATATCGTATTCGATGGGACGGTAAAAATAGCGGAGGCCAGAGCGTGCCTTCCGGCAAATATATTTGTGTTTTGAAAGGCCAGAATTTCAGTCTGTCAAGATTTTTAACGCTGGTAAGATAAACAAAGGCCATGGAGAAGGCAGAAAAGCAAACGTTTGAGGTGATTGTTGTAGGGGCAGGCATTGCCGGTTCCCTTGCCGCCCGCCTGTTAGCTCAAAAAGGGATTTCTGTTTTACTCCTGGAAAAAGACGATTACGCCGGTAAAACCAAGGCCTGTGGCGGACTTTTTGACCGCTCGTATTTTGAACGTTTTGTGGGTGATGAGCGGATTATTGAGCAGCGCATCCGCAAAAATATCTTTCATCTCCCCTGGGGCGATGTGACGTATGACTGCGATCAGGTTACGGTTAAACGCCGAATTTTTGACCGTCATCTGGCGCAGGAAGCCAAAAAAGCGGGCGCCGTACTGATGAATCGACAGAAGGTGATTTCCTTTGAGGTTAAAAAACCAGGCGAGGTTGAGGCGACTGTGAAAGAAATGGGCTCCGACCGTTTGTGGCAGGTCAGGGCTTCGATTATCCTGTTGGCGGATGGCCCGCATTCGGTTGCCTTTCAAAATCCATTTTTTAAACGGCAGTTGAAAAAGAAATACTGGGCCTATGCCCAGGTTTACGAGGTAAAAGGCGTGGCGCTACCGCGGAACGAAGCGCACATCTATTTTTCGCCCCGCCTTTACCGCTGGGGATACGGCTGGATTTTCCCCTACAAAAAGGAAAGTAATGTGGGCGTGGGCGCCATTTTATCGGAACTGGCAAAACGGCCTTTAAAACAAAAACTATTTGAGTTTTTACGAATCTTTCCGCAAACGGCGCCGTTGTTAAAGGGACGCCCGATCGTCGATAAAAAGGGCGGCTACATTCCCATGTGGCTTTTAAACCGCCTGTCCGATGACTCGCAACTGGTGCTGGGCGATGCGGGGGGCATGGTCAGCCCCTTGTTTGGCGCCGGCATTAACTATGCCATGGAAGCCGCCGAGGCCTGTGTGCCGGTGGTGCAAAACGCCTTAAAGTCCGGGGATTTTTCAGCCCGGGCGTTGAAAGCTTACGATCTGGAAATTAAAAAGCGCTTTGGACGCGAATTACGCAAGCAAATGGCGCTGGCTAAAATCATCATCTTCAGTAAACGTTTCGGAAAACTGTTGCCGGTTAAAATTTTGTCGATTATTGCCTTTGGCGTAAAATATTCGCGCTGGAATAAAATTAAAATTCTGGCTTACCCCTGGCTGGGCAGGCCCATGGTGGGCGCGCCAAACAGGGGCAAAGCCTCGGATTGAACAAAACAAAAAAAGCGATGGCGTTCAAGTAAAGGAATACGTTTGTGCTGAAAAAGAGAATTCAATTATTATCCAGGTTGCCTTTGTACAGAGCATTTTATACCTTTGCCAGGGGCAGAGCGCCATTGCCGGTAAACTTTACGCTCAGTTTGCTCTATTCCTGTAATTCGCGTTGCGCCACCTGCAACGTGTATTTAAAAAAGGTGGATAATCTGACGCCGGATGAATACGACAGGATTTTTGCCACGGTGGGGCAGGCGCCGTTCTGGTTTACGCTAAGCGGGGGCGAGCCTTTTTTGCGCAAAGATATTGTCGATATTGCCCGGGTTATCTATCAACGATCCAGACCGGCCATTATCAATATCCCGACCAACGGCAGTCTGTATCGCATTATTCCGGAACGCGTGGAAGAAATTTTGCGCGCCTGCCCGGAATCGGATGTGATCATCAACCTGTCGCTGGATGAGGTTGGCGAAAAACACGATGAAATACGCGGCTATCCGGGCAACTGGGAACGCGCGATTAAAACCTATCAGGAATTGCAAAAATTGAAACGCTATCCTAATTTGACGCTGGGCATTCATACCGTGATATCGGTTTTTAATGTACGGCGCTTTCCGGAAATTTACAAAGAGCTCATCGCTTTGCAGCCGGATTCGTACATTACGGAAATAGCCGAAGAACGCGTGGAGCTGGAAACCATGGGGCTGGACATTACGCCGGACGCTGATGAATACACCGCGGCCATCGATTTTTTGATTGGCGAAATGAAAAACAGCCGGTTGAAGGGACTGGCCAGGGTGGCGCGTTCTTTCCGCATCGAATACTATCAACTGGTTAAACAGTTCCTGCAGACGCATCAACAGGTCATTCCCTGTTATGCGGGCGTGGCTTCCTGTCAAATTTCGCCGGACGGGGAGGTGTGGCCCTGTTGCATCAGAGCGGATTCTATGGGAAATTTACGCGAACATGATTACAATTTTCCGAAAATCTGGAATGGAGAGGCGGCGAACCGGATTCGCAGGAGCATTAAAAATCGGGAGTGTGCCTGCCCGCTGGCCAATGCCAGTTACACAAATTTGTTGTTACATGGACGTTCGCTAACCAAAATTGCTTTGAGATTGGTGTAAAAAAATTATACAAGAGCCGGAGCTGTGGAGGGCATAACTGCTTTCCAGCCGCTATGGAAAAGGATTTCATTAATGGCACGGAAATTGTAATGATTGAACAAAAAATGTTGTAAGGGAAAATGCGATTGAAATCCTTTGTTACCGTTTGCTTGAGCCTGCTGATGTTTGTTGCCGTCGGCAGAAGCGATAATTATGCCGGCCTGGCCAGTAATCTTTTTTTGCGTGCTGAATTAAGCCCGCGCGCTTCCGCTTTGTCCGGCGCTTATTCCGCTATTGGCAACGACGTGCAGGCCATCTACTACAATCCCGCCGCATTTGTACAAATGAAAAGACATGAAATCAGTTTAATCCATGTGCAATGGTTCGAAGATGTGCGCATGCAGAACCTGAGTCTGGGGTTTAAGCTGGACCCAAAGTTTGCCGTTGGAATTGGCATCTCTTACATGGGCATGCCGGAAATTCAGGGCAAAGATCGTTTCGGGCAGGAAACGGAAAAAATCAGCGTAAGCAGCGCCATCGCCCAGTTGAATGTGGCTTACAAGGTTCATCCGTCCTTTTTTATGGGGTTGGGGGTCAAATATTTCAGAGATGATCTGGCCGGCTATATCGGATCGGGCATGGCTCTGGACTTTGGGTTTTTAATGGAAACCCTGATCCCGCGTCTGACGGTGGGCGGCGCCGTTCAAAATCTGGGCAATAAAATTCGTTATGACCAGCAAGAGGAAGCCATTCCCTTAACCTATCGTCTCGGAATCGGGTATGCCATCCCGGCCGCGCATTTAAAAATTGCGGTGGAAGGGGTGCGCTCCCTGGATCAAAACTGGCGCCTGGCTACGGGCCTTGAATTTTCGTACAACCGCTTTGCCTTTTTAAGAATTGGCAATAAATGGCTGGGAGAGCGTTCAGATTTACAGCCATCCTTTGGCGCCGGTTTTAATCCTAATTCCAGCCTTTCGCTGGATTATACCTTTTACAACCATCAGCAATTGGGCTACACGCATCGCGTGGGGATTAGCTTTCGTTTTGGCGAAGTAAAAAACATGCGAATAGGGGGGCTTGGGCCTGCCGAATCATCATTTGTTTTAAGGCCGCCGCAGCGTGTTTACGCCTACTTACACGGCGATACGTTGAAGGTGGAGTGGTCTGATGTTCCCGGCGCCCGCTATCGCGTCTATTTACGCAAAACCAACGACAGCAAATGGATTAAAGCCACCCCGCGTCTTTTGTGGGCTCATGAGCTGAATATCAAAAAACCAAAGAGAAAAACCATGATCGATATCGCAGTAACCAGCGTGATTGACGGCAAAGAAAGCTCTTTTTCACGGATTGTAACGGTGGAAATTAAATGATGAAAATCAACAAAATACTTTTGACCATTGTTTCTTTTAATTTATTTTTCGCGATTTTACAGGCCCAGACCAGTCATTTTCAGTTGATCTGGGATAATAATACAGAAGACGACATGTACATGTACCGCATCTTCCGGGGAAATAACGCCAACCAGTTGCAGCAGATAGACAGCGTTTACTTTCCCGATTCCACTTACAATGATTACAGAATTCAAAAGGGCGCGCTGTATTATTACGCCATTAAAGCCGTGGATTTGTCGCTTAATGCCAGCGATTTTTCCGATCAAGTTTCTGCCGCCATTCCGCAAATTACGCAATTTCCCGAGCAGGTGGAATGTCCGCCGGATACCACCATCAGCTATACCCTGGCCGATCATGTAAACGACCCCGACCATTCGCCCGCTGATATTCATTGGCAGGTTAGCGGTTATAATCAGTTGCAGGTAACCCTGGATAACAACGCCGGCTTGCTAACCGTGGTAACGCCGTCGAACTGGGCCGGGCAGGATCGAATGGATTTAACCGCCACCGATCCGGATGGCTTTGAAGATAGAGTTTCGATTTATTTTGTGGCTAAAAACGGAAGCCTGCCGCCCGAACTGAATACCATCCCCGCTCAAACAACACCGGAAGATACGCCCTTAACGCTGAACCTGTTACAGTTTGCGGACGATGGCGACACGGCGCCCGACCAGTTAAAATTTACCGTTTCGGACGGCGATCATTTGACCCTGCATCTAAAAGATAGTTTGCTGACCATTATTCCGGAAAAGGACTGGTTCGGCAGTTCGACGGTTAAGGTTGAGGTAGAGGACGAAAAACAGCTCACTGACAGCACGTCGTTTGAGGTGGTGGTTACTCCGGTCAACGATCCGCCTGTTTTAAGCAGCCTGCCCAATTTTAAGTTGAACCAGGACACCTCCGTCTCTATAAATCTGAATGATTATGTGTACGATGTTGATGATGACAACGCCAGTTTAAGGTGGGAGTTTGCCAACTACCCGCATCTGGAGCTGGAATACAACCAGAGTTCGCAAAGCCTTACAATAATAACGCCCGCGGACTGGGCGGGATTTGAATACATCATTGCAAAGGTTGCGGATGCGAACAATGCCTTTGCGCGGGATACGATTACCGTTCAGGTTTTAAGCAAAGAGGTCAAAGCGCCTGTCATTTCTGCCTTTCCCGACATCCGCATCAACGAAGACGAAACGACATCCATTGATTTAAATAAATATGTGCAGGATGCGGATACGCCCATCCAGAACTTGTTCTGGCAAACCCATGGCCATACCAACACGGTTGTTAGCATTGATTATCAGAATAAAATCTTGCATGTCGGCGGCAAACCGGACTGGTTTGGTGAAGAGCAGTTCTGGCTTAAGGTCAGCGATCCGGATCAGCAGGCCGACAGCGTTCTGGTAAAGGTAACTGTTTTGCCGGTCAACGATCCGCCGTTTTTTAAAGGCTTTCCGGTGGTCGATCTGTCGGAGCAGAATCCGAAAAGCATTGCCTATAAAAATTACATCAGCGACGTGGACAATTCGTCGGATGAACTTTATTTACGCTTTCTGGAAGTGGATTCCATTCAGGTCACCATCAACGATGCGGCCATTTGGTTTGAGGTATCTGAACAATGGTTTGGCAGCGCGGAAATTACTTTAATCGTTCAGGATCCGGCCGGAGCGGCAGACAGTATTCAGACGCTGGTCTATCGGCAGAATCTGGCCCGGGCGCCGCGCATTGTGAATCTGGATACGCTTCACATCGATGAAGATCGTTGGCGCAAGCTGAGCCTGAGCGATAAGGTCGATGATCCGGACACGGATAAAGAAAATATCAATTGGGAAATTCTCCCGGGGCAAAATGTCAGCGTTCAACTGGATCAGACCTCAAAAGAAGCGACCCTGCAACCGGCGCCAGACTGGTGGGGAGAAGAGGAAGTCGTCTTTAAGGCGACCGATCCCGATGGTTATTTTGATTTTGACACATTAAAAGTCTATGTGCGACCGATAAACGATCCGCCGGAATTGAAGACCATTCCCGACCAGACCATGCTGGCCGGAACCTATTATTCCTTTGATCTTAAAGAATATTTGTATGATGCGGACGGCTACGACGACCTGGCAAACATCGAGTTGTTAAACAATCCCAATGGCTACATCGGATATTATTTAACCGAAAACGGTTTTCGCGCCACGTTTTTTGCCCCGCAGGGATTCCACGGCAACGAAACGTTTATGCTAAGAGTAACCGACCGGGCCGGAGCGCAGGCGGTTGCCATTTTTGTGGTCAGAGTGTTGGCAAAAACCGTAAAAGATAAAATAGACGTGAATTCCTTTGGCAGCGGAACGGTCATCTATTTTAGCTGGAACTCGCGCATGCCCACGCGGGACTATATCGAATACAGCCTGGATTACAGCTTCGAGCAGCGCAGCGAAATGGAAGCGGAATTTACCAGAGTACACCAGGTTACGCTTAAAGACCTGGAGCCCAACCAGACCTATCATTTCAGAATCGTTTCGCTGGATGAAAATGGCAATGTGATCGTCAATCCGGATTCGGTTTTTACAACAGGAAAACCGGTCACGGGCGTTAATGTTTTCCCCATTCCATACCGCAAAAGCGATCCCGATGCGGGAGACGGCATCTATTTTACCAATTTAAACGGTAACGCTACCATCACCATATTAAACTTGCTGGGCGAACTGGTTTTTAAAAAGGAGATTAACGAAGCGGTTTTTCGCTGGGATGTAAAAAATACAGCCGGACACGAAGTTCGTTCGGGCATCTACTTTTATCACATAAAAACAGATAAAAAGAATTATCGGGGCAAATTGATCATTATTCGCTGAGTTTTTTTGGGAAGAATTTTCAATAAAGGCCTCGATGGTCGCTCCCGCGCTGATGTACGGGGAGATTGATCGCGGCGATGGCAATTGTCCAAATAATTGCAGGCGCAGTTTATTCTTTTTGAATTGAAGGATAATCGCTCAGGTAAGGGATGTTCTGGTCATAAAAAATTTATTTTTCGGCGTGGTGTTGCGGTAGCGCAACAAAAGGCGTGCAGGCCGGCGCACGCAGTGAATATTTCTTAATAAAAATCATTCGATTAAGTTGCATAAGTCACAATAATTAACTTCACTTCTATGTAAAATTGGTTTAAATTAACCAAGATGAGCTCTGTTTATGTACAAAATTCTTGTGGATATTGATGAACGCTTCTTGTTGGACGAGTGTCGCGCTGTTTTTTCAGAGTTTGGCGAGGTGGAGCTTTTGGTTCAAAAACCGTCGTCCGGGAATAATAATACCGTTTCCTTCGACGCGCTTTTTTTTATTAGTAATCGGCTTAATTCGGAAACATTAACCAGGCTGGAAATCTATCGTAAGCAGTATCCCAAATTCCCCCTTGTTTTTTACAATCATTCCTTAATGTTGGACGACATGGCGCGGGAGCTACCGCAAAAAAATCTTTATTTGATTGTCGGAGATGAACGCAAATGGCATTTGAGGCAACTGGTTAAGCGCATGCTCAAAATGCACTGGCGTCGGTTGCCCTACAAAGAACTGGGCATCGATTTCGACAATTTGTCCGAGAGGATGAAAAAGGTGCTTCAATACATCGAAACCTCTGAGTTTGAGAAGTGTGATATTTTCCACATCGCCGATTTTTTACAAATTACGCCCAGTTATTTCAGCCAGATTTTTAAGGCAGAAACGGGCCAGTCCTTTCGTAGTTTTATGCAGCGCGTTTTGAATTACTACGAGAATTTATTATTTTTAGACTGGGGGCTGGAAATAAAAAAGGTTTCCAGGATGTTAGGGTATAGTGAACTGTCCAGTTACAGTCGTTCATTTAAAAACCGAAAAGGGCAGTCGCCGCGGGCGTTTGTAAAATTACAATCGCGCCGCAACTAACTTTTTAATCTATCACTAACGCTGAGATCTGTTTAATATGAAAAATGTATTGACCGTTGATGTGGAAGAGTGGTTCCATCCCGAAGCTTTACAAAATCAATTTCCAATGGATTCCTGGCCCGATCAAAAAAAGCGCCTCGAACCGTTAATCGAGCGCTTATTGGAAGCATTCGATGTTCATCGGGCGCGCGCCACCTTTTTTGTTCTGGGTTGGGTGGCGGAACAGAATCCTCAGATTGTAAAAAAGATTGTGGCCGCGGGTCATGAGATCGCTTCTCACAGCTATGCGCATCGCATGGTGACGAAGATGAGCCCGGATAGTTTTGACCAGGATCTGAAGAAGTCCATACGTGTATTGGAAGATATTGCCGGTGTGCGCGTCAAAGGATTCCGCGCGCCGACGTTCTCCATCACCGGGCAGAACTTATGGGCTTTTGATGTGTTGGCTCAAAACAATCTGGAGTACGATTCATCCATCTATCCTATCTGGCACGATCGTTACGGCATGCCGCACGCCCCCCGCACGCCCTTTATCTTCGAAAGCGCAGGGGGCAAACCTATTGTTGAATTTCCCATGCCAACCATCCGTATTGGCAATAAAAACATCCCCTTTGGCGGCGGAGGATATTTGCGGTTGCTGCCCCTGTGGTTTACGCAATACGCCATTAAAAAATTTAATCGGGAAGGCCACCCGGCCATTATTTACATGCATCCCTGGGAGTTCGATTCCGATCAGCCGCGCGTGCCATTGGGTAGGCTTCAAAGTTTACGCCATTACGGAAGAATTAAACGCAACTTTAATAAACTGGAGCGTTTATTAAAACAATTTGAATGGATGGCCATGGAAGATTACCTTACCTTACTTAAAAAAGAAGAAAAATTGTCCGTAAAAAAATTAAACCTTATTACTAAATGAACCGATAACTGTAATTGGGAAAAATAATGAATGGGGTAAAATTCAATGAGTGAAACAAGACATATCCTGGTTGTTGATGACGAGCAAGAAGTGCGGGATACACTTTACAATGTTTTAAAAAGTCTCGATTACGTACCACACGTGGCCGCGAGTGGTAAAGAAGCGCTGGAGATCATCAAAAATGAGCGGATCGATGTGGTGCTGTCCGATTTGTACATGCCAGAAATGGATGGTATTGAGCTTTTGAAACGCGTAAAGGCGATGAATAGCAAGGTTGTCTTCCTCATGATTACCGCGCACCCCACCATTGAAACAGCCGTTGATGCCATAAAAAAAGGCGCTTACGATTATCTGACCAAACCGTTTCATATTGAAGAGGTGCGGCTTAAAATTAATCGGGCGCTGGAACGCAAAGGGATGGCCAGTTCTCTCAAAACGGCTAACGGCATCATCTGGGCTTTGATTTTTTCCATCCCCCTGTGGTTGATTCTGGGGATTATTCTGGC
This sequence is a window from Caldithrix abyssi DSM 13497. Protein-coding genes within it:
- a CDS encoding FG-GAP-like repeat-containing protein translates to MRRRQNFYFSWFNRTILSTGLSVFLLWGQTVTFSGKTVIDDNLEKAKKNAVVDIDLDGDKDIVCTANPEGSSGIEDPNGLNVALYLNDGSNVFSVKTIDANFRTARGLAVGDLNGDGYPDVAVGNANADSALAWYKNPAGAYDNPWKKYHPGSLAPFNYIVRILDFDGDSDLDIVDGMGDAAAGGSSADDYVRWLENNGADPPVFSEHLIINYPSPAGIAVADFNGDAVYDVAAMAWTDYFSASPLVDEDVRWWAQTSTNVFTQQEVIKTSYGGNDARAADLDGDGDADLIGAGYKAQTIDWWANDGSGQFGASLYTIRTAFNHARNVQAVDLDGDDDLDLLACADDDNLVVWFENDGSQNFTEHTIDNAFTYAYFVTPADLDGDGDVDVVGTAQNAVESGNTIAGQLAWWENNQAEEQTIASGDPPPASFYSGAVLIDFQNGFTGGLTSVFFNHGSNANKNLVGGGVHHIAQKGFYTIRTLAATYDGSIEFSYDGIAEWSAISNEADLRICYWDENNDQWILAGTSQSVDALNNAITVSGIAGQLHNFARFTLGSVSSDNSLPVTLSGFEFSKQETGIWLTWKTESEIENLGFELWRSEDVDTVRRLVISFEFEDALQGLGNSGVGKTYGYLDEDVLPGNTYYYTLIQVDYSGRRSEVGRLSAHFVPFGLTRVVNGQQPEAPRLLNNFPNPFNSGTTIVFELPALTAEAAQTVRVMIFDVRGRLVRALFEGSLSDGQYRIRWDGKNSGGQSVPSGKYICVLKGQNFSLSRFLTLVR
- a CDS encoding radical SAM protein; translated protein: MLKKRIQLLSRLPLYRAFYTFARGRAPLPVNFTLSLLYSCNSRCATCNVYLKKVDNLTPDEYDRIFATVGQAPFWFTLSGGEPFLRKDIVDIARVIYQRSRPAIINIPTNGSLYRIIPERVEEILRACPESDVIINLSLDEVGEKHDEIRGYPGNWERAIKTYQELQKLKRYPNLTLGIHTVISVFNVRRFPEIYKELIALQPDSYITEIAEERVELETMGLDITPDADEYTAAIDFLIGEMKNSRLKGLARVARSFRIEYYQLVKQFLQTHQQVIPCYAGVASCQISPDGEVWPCCIRADSMGNLREHDYNFPKIWNGEAANRIRRSIKNRECACPLANASYTNLLLHGRSLTKIALRLV
- a CDS encoding T9SS type A sorting domain-containing protein; the protein is MKRFLIALVLPLSLWAQNDPLTWQKHVVLDTLIGIKKLAIANLDLDANRDMDIALTANPESNGSEDSTLANVLWLKNTGDEIFEAHVIDYKLAGARGLAVGDLNGDGWPEVAAGSRSDSSPLMIYKNDSTPDVGTWQRIAVQGPAPNHYEILMVDLDQDGRLDIVDGFGDDANFGSANSGIVIDSIRFLKNTSSLNQLSFQHKLIVQTSSPSAMAVADYDRDGLQDVAGLSWINYASLIPAAGENFKWWAQQTDTTFLEMQEIIDSYGGNDLQAADMNDDGYPDLVAAGYKARTLDLWLNDGTGTFATRLTIDQNLAYPRHVSVQDVDSDGDMDIALTIDLENKIVWYENDGLLNFTRHVLDSAFTYAYFVHIFDLDGDGDQDVIGTAQDAGVLAWWENGQAEELIAAAGAPDTLRFNQNQLLIKYDPSFPGGMTSAHFNHGKNPDSLQMAAGIERVAGAGLYTIVSHAAFYSATAVFKYDSIAEWQSLRNIDEGRLRICYWNDSLAIWQLAGNGGQAVDTTKNEISVLDISAEFHKYAQFTLCLSTGPSIVGNDPAPLVPVKIEHRAYPNPFNSQTWIHFTVPQAAQARLQNVRLSIYNLLGQQVKTIYEGYLPAGAYRFLWNGNNHRNRAISSGWYFYRLSVGAEVVQGKILLIR
- a CDS encoding NAD(P)/FAD-dependent oxidoreductase, whose protein sequence is MEKAEKQTFEVIVVGAGIAGSLAARLLAQKGISVLLLEKDDYAGKTKACGGLFDRSYFERFVGDERIIEQRIRKNIFHLPWGDVTYDCDQVTVKRRIFDRHLAQEAKKAGAVLMNRQKVISFEVKKPGEVEATVKEMGSDRLWQVRASIILLADGPHSVAFQNPFFKRQLKKKYWAYAQVYEVKGVALPRNEAHIYFSPRLYRWGYGWIFPYKKESNVGVGAILSELAKRPLKQKLFEFLRIFPQTAPLLKGRPIVDKKGGYIPMWLLNRLSDDSQLVLGDAGGMVSPLFGAGINYAMEAAEACVPVVQNALKSGDFSARALKAYDLEIKKRFGRELRKQMALAKIIIFSKRFGKLLPVKILSIIAFGVKYSRWNKIKILAYPWLGRPMVGAPNRGKASD
- a CDS encoding PorV/PorQ family protein — encoded protein: MKSFVTVCLSLLMFVAVGRSDNYAGLASNLFLRAELSPRASALSGAYSAIGNDVQAIYYNPAAFVQMKRHEISLIHVQWFEDVRMQNLSLGFKLDPKFAVGIGISYMGMPEIQGKDRFGQETEKISVSSAIAQLNVAYKVHPSFFMGLGVKYFRDDLAGYIGSGMALDFGFLMETLIPRLTVGGAVQNLGNKIRYDQQEEAIPLTYRLGIGYAIPAAHLKIAVEGVRSLDQNWRLATGLEFSYNRFAFLRIGNKWLGERSDLQPSFGAGFNPNSSLSLDYTFYNHQQLGYTHRVGISFRFGEVKNMRIGGLGPAESSFVLRPPQRVYAYLHGDTLKVEWSDVPGARYRVYLRKTNDSKWIKATPRLLWAHELNIKKPKRKTMIDIAVTSVIDGKESSFSRIVTVEIK